The Misgurnus anguillicaudatus chromosome 23, ASM2758022v2, whole genome shotgun sequence sequence TGGCGCTCTGTAAAACACAAAGAAAACAATCATTAATATTGTCTTTATTATGACTTAAATATCAGTATAATTGTATAACTTTTATCACACACTGTCTTACCTGAACACGGCTGACAGACATCATCAGGGTTGACATGTTGTGTTTGGTGATTGATAGGATTGTTCACCACAcagctgtatgtgtttgtatcctgATATTCAACCTCCAGAGGTAAAGAGAGTTTGTTGTTTGGATCAGACTCACTTGTGCTGGACAATAAACTCTTTCCTTTGTACCAGTacagactcacatctctcaTATTCATCACtgaacacaacaacacacagcTTGATGATGAACATGGTGAAGAGTTTCTGACGATGACAGGAACAGACAGAGGAGctgaaaatatgtatttaaaacatttattcatctattaaaactgataaaaaacaAGTACAGAAAAAAGTGTATTGTAATATTTTGAATAATCCCCCCAAAAGCAAAAGGAATATTCACTGAATAAAACTTTTgaggaaaaacacaaacatttactGACCATAGACAGTAACATAAAATCTTTTGTATGAAGTCACTTTGTTGCTGACGATCTGTAGTTTATAAGGGCCAGTGTGTGTGATattgatgtttgtgatggtgagagatCCAGTCTGACTGTCCAGTTTCAGTTTGTCTCCAAATATCTCATTACTGTCATACACATCAATGCTTTTCATGTATATTTGAGCTATACGATTCTCCTGAGGGCCAAATATCCAGATTATCAGATCATCTCTCTGTATTTGAGTAATATCAGTGTatagagtaacagaatctcctTCCTTCACTggcactgacttcacttcaacTCCATCAATACCAAACACAACTAAAACACAGAAACactcatttaaaaatagaaaccATTTTACACAATGTAAATAATGTTAGTTTCTGAAGATCCTGTTCTGAAGACCAGATGAACAAGTTACTAAATGAACAAGTTACTAAATTCCAAGATGGTTTTAAACCTCAAGTTGTATTAGTATGTACAGTGAAATTCTTTGCTTTCACCTTATAGACAAATAATaggacaataaaaatatataaaatagatTTTAAGAACAATTAAAATTAtgcaattaaaacaaacaaacaaaaaagtaagGCTAAAGACTCATGGTATATATTCTGTGACTCTAGGAAAAAATTCTAGGTTGTTTTATGATTTAGTACTAGACTAGAGTTCAAATCACCCAATGCTGGTTTGTTTCAGCCACAGCTGGATAACTaagcatgggttaaaaacaacctagcatttttacagtgtatactaAAAATTAGCCtacatatactacagtatttacaacatttgaTCAATTTACTATTCAACACAGTATAGAATATAgtattaaaattactttaataaaagtatactacagtatttgtTCATGTgtgagtttttattttaatagcctaaaaaatattaatatctcataaaagaaaatgtatcACCTACCATTCATAAGCAACAAATACAAGCAGACAAAACCCTGTACGATCTTCTGATAATTCCACATagtgtaaaaatgtataaaataaaatacaaattgtgTTTAAAAGGAAATCCTACTTCGTATTATTTGCTATAAAAATCCATTATATACAtccaatataaaaaaaataaatctttttgaAATGCTGAATATACTGCATTGCGAGACTCGCAGAGAACGTCTTATTGAAGGAGGATGTGTTCAttctatttgtttgttttagtttaaccCTTTCACTCAGTCACGTGTCAAATAAAAATGTCCTTTCAATTTCCTGAAGGTGTTTATTTGCTAAATTTAGCTGtacagtttttttcttaatCTACATCTAATAGATTTTTGTAAAATCCAATGCCCCAAAGTCTATAGGGCCGTTCatattataacgataactatataaatataataaaaaatattttataataaaaatacagtttaaaaatattttatattaaaaatatagtttaaaaatattttatattaaagagaatagcgATGTTTACACTACAACTCTAACGATAaaaagatacaatgaacgataTCGTTGCGATCACTTTTCGAGAGATTTTTTTGGAGGACATCTGCTTGTTagccgctgtgtaaatgcaacaagaacagcatatttacacattcagtgacatgtaagaAATTGCAAAACTTTTtattacaggaaatatgtaataTAATGCCGTTGATCTGATGGTTTATCTTCCCGTTCCAGGTCTGCAGccttttactttcactttagcCTCCACGTACAGGTTATTGGCATTACACTAGCCACAAGGGGGCAGTAAAACACCATAACACTGCTGAAAATGGTTGCCATTAGCTTTTACaattaaaaccactacaaatttactttttgtagtgtgttttgtgACATattaaattaggatttaatggcCTCACCAATAGAACCCAACACATAAGAGACCAACAGAGCCGATAGAGACCATTATAGTTTCAAatacaaccaataaaattcccattaaatacaataaatccaatagaatttctgtgatgtgtctattgtttttttagcagggtatTCTTTGTAGTTATTTATAATTAACACAGCTGATCACAAAACATGACGAAATAAACGTAACACAAAGTAATATTTAACATTGTTCCCTATCTAAACCAGGAGCTTATAACACCTTGTTCAatcctttaaaggggtcatatcacGAAAATGCCagaattgccactttgtaggttagagcaaaaatgtgtagttttgggtgtgttttttaaaatgcaaatgagcggatgaagtgcaaacactgatcacaatgatggtggtttgttgtaattgaaactctattgtgctgtcaagtccaaaaatgtgtcgttttgggtgtgttttttaaaatgcaaatgagcggataaagtgcaaacactgatcacaatgatggtggtttgttgtaattcaaactcaattgtgctgtcaagtccttcttttctctctctttctctctgcactaaacggcagtgcagtggttggagagttcagattaaggaggcggtattattctaataagatatcataatgaaagccaaatttcaatgacctgtttttgctcacacctacaaagtggcaatgctaacattttcacgatatgacccctttaacctTGAACAAAACATGGGacgtttctcaatctgaaggctgcagcttCCGGAGGTCGCATTCAGGCTGCACGTcttcaagcctggtttatttaagttaattgAGCATTAAATTCGCAAGTCAAATAAGCATATTACCATCATTTACTATGAACTAAGAATTacagtaaactttataattttaatattgtgaaataacaGCGTATTGATGACGTAAGCAGCacagaaatgcgacctccggaggctgcagccttcggattgagaaacggccgctgtgagcgtttaaactttacgtcattttttaaatgttcctTACATCACTgtaatgtcaaaataaaagtcctacaaaataataaaatttaaaatattgcaaagaaaaaaaaatgtaacattagtCAATATCTCagttaaaataatttgtaaaatcCCTTAGGTAATTCATATTACTCATTGTATGGTAAAGAAGTGTAAAAACTaaaccataaaaataaaaaaaatcaaaggaAAACTGGATCTTTATTTCAGCACAACACTTGAGTAAATTGCCTCAACTGGTTCATCatgtttctgtaaaaaaaaagagaaaaacaatcAAGATAGGGATCAGCGAAGATGCCACAACTACATAATGTTAGAGGTGGATATCAAATTAGAAACAGTGAAATTACCAAAAAGATggtcccagctagaaataaaaagttccaagaacgttccctgaaagttcccgaatgccCCCAAAAACACCCTGCCAACGCcaaaagcggctagtttttttaagttctaggaacgtttctgttgtctgaacgttagaggaatgttacattttaccatttttaaacgttatgacaatgtcatgctttaatgttcaaacaatgtttaaaacaacaactgtttattatgtTGACTTGTTTGGTTGTTGTGTGGATGATGGAGAGGCATtgcattttattgttttataaaacattgtttctgaatgttcagtaaatatattgctgtagaaaactcaattcacttactatgtttagatgttgatgtttcattttaagtcacccttattgtgattcgtgtttgttttagttggtctcttgacacttgacttttttcctggttgtgttaactttgtggtaatgcaccacatttgttatgaaaagttattagtgtatttctgtagttgttggtacataatggtaaagatcatcacctagttCATATACTAATCAAAAGTGTATTTTCTGCCAATATTGTGTGTTAGATCCAGCTCTTTCGCGGcggtttgtcattaaggagttttagaaacgttggacaaaaaatatccgctgtatagttgggatgcccaaacatcaagaattagactatgaatctcagccatggtgacaattaaaattgttaaaaaaatccttatttatccatgctgcagtgcatgctgggagtcctgaatgaggtttgtaatttgttgatacccggcatgcattgcagcatgaagtttttcatttaattgtcaccatgattgagattcatagtctgattcttgatgtttgtgcatcccagttatacagcagatatttttgtccaaagtttctaaaactccttaatgacaaaatgctgtgaaagtgctggctctcatttacatttttgacagaaaataaacttttgattagtaaatgaattaggtgatgatctttaccattatgtaccaacaaccgcagaataacactattaactttGCATGTTCATATGttcaaacactaatcacaataagggtgacttaaaatgaaacaaacatcaacatctaaacctagtaagtgaattgagttttctacagcaatatatttactgaacattcagaaataatgttttattaaataataaaatgcaatgtttctctatcatttacataacaattgaacaagtcaatataataaacagctgttgttttaaacattgtttgaacattaaaacatgacattgtcataacgtttaaaatggtaaaatgtaacattactctaacgttcagacaacagaaacgttcctagaacttaaaaaaaactagccgcttttaacgttggcagaatgtttttgggaacattcgggaactttcagggaacgttcttagaactttttatttctagctggggtCCTTGATAAATAAAGTCTAAAGAAAGATGATGACCATCTTACAAAAAGTAAGATCTCTATCTAGCCCATTTTGATCCATTTATAACCACTTTAACTAATAATGGAATTTCTTAACCATTCAGAATTCAAATACTAAATCACTGGACAAGATTTACAAATACTGGTCATGGAaaatgaacaattaaaaaaatcatacattcaTAATATAAGGAGTAAATGCAAAGCTAAGTGAGTAATAGATGTAGGGCTTTACAAATAACAGAAAAGCTACACgcctttatttacaaaaaagcaGCAAACACTGAACATCATAAATTTAAGAGGCAACATAAAAAATTTGTCAATGATTCTCAACAGCAGTCTGTTTTAGTCATTCATGTGAGGTCCATCTTtagtgttatttatttttatgcctCACCTAGCAGCAATTATATTGCATTAGTTATCGCAAAACTAACAGCATCTACCATATTTATCTACAATCTCTAACAGCAGCCATCATGATCAAATTGAAGTATGTTAATGTTTAAAGGGGTCCTGAGCtggcttttttattattttgtactGTTCTGTGAGATCAACTAAAATATTATCaagattttcttaaaaaaacaacaacaacaacaacaacaacaaaaaaaacataatatttaAGCTTTCTTGTTTTGATCCCCTTTCATCAAAACGCTCCTTTGAATATGTGTGGTGGATTCAGAAAATCAAACAGTATATTGACAGTTTTGCAAAAACTATACATGTCTGTTTGACATCCTACATCctttatacactgaaaaaacgaactttttggtgtagtaatatttattagattaactctcataatttctacataataatattaacatttattgagaactagattttcctaagtaaaatgatgataaatacacaattaattcatgtaaaaaatgaactgtgtgggaatagtaagtcttattagatattttcttgtattatttaactgttttatagtcactgcacatagtcctaaaataattaagtaaattttaatcaaaaactttagcttatttagttcattttacttaaaaatattaaatccattacacttaaaaaatctaagtaaaatttacttacatttatttgcgcatataatgccatttataacagtTAAAAGAACTATGTCCATATTAatatgtaaaagaaaataacaaacagaaaatacgatttatttaatattattaggacagcaatgcttcaattaaaaaaaaacctaatagactttccctaaacgattaaaataaatctaacttctaaatacaataattaagtaacatttaattaattatttaacatatgttttatcatgcaattttaagtaaattttattagattttagtaggtaagttttacttataaaaaagcagtaaattttacttaaaaaaagttcgtgcaaattgttacgaggatttttttaagtaaattttactagttgtttttttcagtgtgtgatTTAGgttacaaatgaataaatactcATTTGTACACGTCAAGGGATCTGTAATAACAGACACAGCtatcactctaaaaacaaacggtgctatatagcaccaaaagtggttctttgctcgtaatcatagaagaaccgtttttagtgccatatagcaccggtgaagcaccagtgaagcacctgtgtagaaccatatagtgctttgtagaaccatatgtggtgctatagtagtgctatatggcccctatatggttctacacaggtgcttcactggtgcttcaccggtgctatatggcactaaaaacggttcttctatggttacgatccAACGCAAAAGATTTGGtactatatagcaccgtttgtttttttagagtgtaaagcTAACTCTTAGCAAAGCTAAGCTAACTTTTAACAAAGCCTCTTACGCTTGTTAAGACATTACTGTCGGACAAAGCGTAagtctttttttgaaaatcctGTGTCGAATTCTGCCTTGTATGAAAACGAATTGTCTGTAAAATACCATGAACAAATAAATTGTTTACTGATGCCAATTGTCTACTGATATAGCTGtttgatgagtaaattatgaattTACAGTTTATGATTCAGATCGATCGATCATTTGAATCAATCCCTTTAGGTTTACTCATCATATACTCAGCTGAAGTTTGAGACAGAAGCGACTGAATGACACACCAGATAAACAAATATAAGCAGACACACAAACGTTGTTTATCCACTGAAGCTGCCAATGGGCGGTGTACAATATCTTACCGTATTGTGTACACGATATGCACGAAATGTTGGTGTAGTATAGACTATCTCTTCTTCAATAGTTTCATCTGTTTTGACAATAACCACAGTTTCTTTAACTATAAAATATTATTCATGATTTAGAAATAATGCTAGATATGGTAAAGCATAATAGCACACAATAAAAGACTAAGAACATCTGCAGTCCCAGCTAGAAAtcaaaagttctaagaacgttccctgaaagttctcgaatgttcccaaaaacattctgccaacgttaaaagcggctagttttttttaagttctaggaacgtttctgttgtctgaacgttagagtaatgttacattttaccattttaaacgttatgacaatgtcatgttttaatgttcaaacaatgtttaaaacaacagctgtttattatattgacttgtttaattgttatataaatgatagagaaacattgcattttattattttataaaacattatttctgtatgcagtaaatatattgctgtagaaaactcaattcacttactaggtttagatcaggggtgggcaattcctggtcctgagggccagtgtccctgcagagttcagctccaaccccaatcaaacacagctgaaaaatctaattgaagtcttcaggacGCGTGACTTTTTTCCCCAAACCAGTTCAGATAGGAGTTCCACTCAAACATGAGCTCAGGGGCAGaaagaaatttgattggttcacaaaaatgaccaatgaaaGTCCTCAAccggagccttcaaggcagcttctgcagtgaagcagtttgagctcaccgttggtcaggtgagtagcgcagatggttagataggaatgtgaatgttttgaattcagctcgaaatgtCTCGAGCGTTGAAGTTACGTGTTACCGCGTTTTCGCGTGTCCGTGGcgcgactttctttttcgtgccgGTTTCGCGTGGTGTTtgctcaattgtttttcctattttcttaccattgtcgtttgggattggggttagaacaactttctgttaagtaaaatgacatccaaacccaactctaaccccaacatcaagtgaaagcagtttaaatttctgacaaataaatgtatataccactgccattctaacccaaacccaccTTCATCATCAcgcgaaaacagtttaaaaaaaaaacccacaaatctaaccccaatcccaaacGACAACGGTttgaaaaaagggaaaaaattgagtaaccattacgtgaaactggcacgaaaaagaaagtcgtgccacggacacgtgaaAACGTGGTAACACGTAACTTAAACGCTCGAAACATTTCGAGCTGGGCTCAGGACTAGTCGCATTCCTATCTGGCCATCTGCGCTGCTCACCTGGCCGGCGGTGGGCTCGAGCTGCTTCACTGCGGGGGCTGCCTTGGGGGCTCCGGTTGAGGACtttcattggtcatttttgtgagCCAGTCGGGTTTCTTTCTGCCCCTGGGCTCATGTTTGGGTGGAGCTCCTGTCTGAGCTGGTTTGGGGGAAAAAATCaagtcttcaggactgtttgcaaatgacattcaggtgtgtttgattagggttggggctgggctctgcaggactgtggccctcgatgcccacccctggtttagatgttgatgttggtttcattttaagtcacccttattgtgattagtgtttgttttagttggtctcttgacacttgactttttgcttgctagttttttcctggttgtgttaactttatgttaatgcaccacatttgttatgaacatgccaagttGATGGTGTTATTCTGTGGTGGTTGGTGCATAGTGGTGAAGATCATCACCtagttcatttactaatcaaaagtttattttctgtaaaaaatgtagatgagatccagcactttcacagcattttGTCATTGGGAGTTTtggaaactttggacaaaaaatatctgctgtataactgggatgcacaaacatcaagaaccAGACCACGAATCCCAACCATGGCGACaatcaaatgaaaaacttcatgctgcaatgcatgctgggtattaacaaattacaaacctcattcaggactcccagcatgcactgcagcatggataaataaggattttttttaacaattttgattgtcaccatggttgagattcgtgGTCTGGTTCTTGGTGTCTGGGCATCCCAGCTATACAGCGGATGTTTTTTGTCCGGGGTTTCTGGAGCTCCTTGGTGACGGGCTGCTGTGAAAGGGTTGGATCTAGTATACGATgttggcagaaaataaacttttgattagtaaatgaactaggagatgatttttaccattatgtcccaacaaccacagaaatacactaataacttttcataacaaatgtggtgcattaccacaaagttaacacaaccaggaaaaaactagtaggcaaaaagtcaagtgtcaagagaccaactaaaacaaacacgaatcacaataagggtgacttaaaatgaaacatcaacatctaaacctagtaagtgaattgagttttctacagcaatgtatttactgaacattcagaaataatgttttttaaaatggtgggatgcaatgtttctctatcgtttacataacaatcaaacaagtcaatataataaacagttgttgttttaaactggtaaaatgtaacattactctaacgttcagacaacagaaacgttcctagaacttaaaaaaaactagccgcttttaacgttggcagaatgtttttgggaacattcgggaactttcagggaacgttcttagaactttttatttctagctggggtAATACTTGCCTTGTTTTCCTGCTTGTTTACACTTCTTCCACTTCCAGATCATCAGACAA is a genomic window containing:
- the LOC129453812 gene encoding hepatic and glial cell adhesion molecule-like, whose amino-acid sequence is MWNYQKIVQGFVCLYLLLMNVVFGIDGVEVKSVPVKEGDSVTLYTDITQIQRDDLIIWIFGPQENRIAQIYMKSIDVYDSNEIFGDKLKLDSQTGSLTITNINITHTGPYKLQIVSNKVTSYKRFYVTVYAPLSVPVIVRNSSPCSSSSCVLLCSVMNMRDVSLYWYKGKSLLSSTSESDPNNKLSLPLEVEYQDTNTYSCVVNNPINHQTQHVNPDDVCQPCSERQRSTLIFFIGTLLVVIILACGCFFCYKRLIRSTTTEAETQETNNGWRNNMVGCVEADQTKHTTAKTYV